A window of Miscanthus floridulus cultivar M001 chromosome 12, ASM1932011v1, whole genome shotgun sequence genomic DNA:
atttaagcactatttaattaTTTTGCTTAACATAACTTGCCAAAATAGCACTTTAACATAAGTTCTGATCTTTGCCGACTTAACGATAAGGTtaattttaatttccaatttgatttttgGAGCTCCCAAGAACATTAGTTAACACGTTTATTTtccaaaaattaaagttgcatttcatctacaccacttgctcatcatctttacataagcactatacacaagttatattttatttttgtttataaaaaatgtttttcgtaccaaacaattaaaactacttattttattcttcttgttaggatttttattagcacttttacgcactgagtaaattAACTTAGATATTTATTTGATTTCTCTCAACCATAAAAGTGAGTCGCACAgggtttgtttatcatttcatgtatgttttaaatttttaaaactcgagaacttgttttgctaatttctcttTGGCCTTAGCCTAGatgctaagcgagctcgtaacaccaggcgTGTTACACGGAAGTAGCAGGTCTGAATTGCGTCACCTCCCCCTTCACCAACTCGCGctgctccccgccgccgccggtaCGGCAACGCGGGCTCACGCCGCCCTCCGCTGCCGCCAACGTGGGCTCGCGGCGCTCCCTGCCAtcgcctccctctctctctcttgaccCGCTTCCATCCCCTTCAACCTCGCGTGTCCAGCGGAGGAATCGTGCGGCCGCAAGCTTGTGCGGCGCGTCCGGAAGAGGAATAGCGCGGCTGCGGGCTTGTGCGGCGCGTCCGGCGGAGGAATCGCGCGGCCACGGGCTCTTTCGCGGTGAATCGGCGACGGCTGCACACCTCCTTCCACCCCTTCCCCCTCGCGCGGCCAGGGAACCTCGAGCGGGAGCCATAGCCGGGGGTCCTCGAGCGGGACCCAATCCCCCCAAATCCTCCACCTCCGACGCACGCTCCGGCGGGAGGCGCTCTACTTCCACGACACCTTCACCATGAGCGAGGAAGTGTGACCGCGAGCTCTTGCGGCAAGGCGAATCGAAGGTGGTCGCCGCGAATCTGGTGAATCTGGCTGTGCGATGCGAGCTCGTGCGGGATCTCCTTACAAGTCACCAGCGGCCACATCTGGTTGTCCTCCTTCGCTGCGAATCGGCGGTAGCCGCATCcggtcatcatcctcctccacgCGAGACAAACAGAGAGGATGAAAGTGACGGAGGTAAGCTCACTAGTGTTGACAAGAGGTAGCAATACCAACTAATCCAGGCAACCAAATAAAAACTAACTTAGCCAAGCTAGACTAGCACATGACAACCAAACACTCCTATGTTGCATTGACTTGAACATGCTAACTCAAGCCTGGCTTATTTTCCTAGCCAAACTAGCCAGAGAaatgcaaccaaacacacccatagtGCCCTACTTTGCGGGAGTGATACTGGCCGACCGGTGGTGGCATGCAGCCATGCGCGGATCagtctattcttcttcttcttttttaattCGGACCAGTCTATTCTATCGTCCGTAAGCTTATAGTTAAAAAGTCAGGATCTTAGGCCGTGTGCTAGGCCTCATACTTCTCTAGTTATCCTGCTACCACCGAACCAAACAAGAGAAATCAAGATTGCTGACATCATCATCTAGTGAATCATTTTGAAAGTTAAAAAACAGTAGCGACTAAACCGATTATTTAAATTAAATTCCAACTGCACCATCATGTTTCTTATAATAAATTCTTCAAAAACAAGACCCTACATGGATATATTTAGATATTTTTTATTAAAGAATATTCATGTTCTAGGTTGCTTAAACAATACTTTGTCTTCACAAGATAAATGTTATAGGTTCAGAAGAAAAATATTATggattttgaaaataaaatattAGATAAAATATATCATAAAACATCTCATGGGTACTCAAAGATAATAATGAAACATGtcatctatatctcttataaaccTAATCCCCACTACAAGTCTATATCAACATGCAAGACATCCACGTCGTCCCCACTAGCTATCAACATCATCTCCACTAATATCCATGTCATCTCACTAACTTTTAACATCTTAATGTAAGCTATCTACATCATCAGGCATTTAGAACCCGATATCCAAGCCTATACAATGTTGTGCGCAAAAAGCACGCAACGGTGGGTGAGGTTCCTCTAAATGTGTCTTTCAGAAGGGCATTGGTGGGGATAAATTCAATAGAATGGCATAGCTTAGTTGCTACTTGCTAGTATAATGCATGTCACACTGAACAAAATGCTAGATAGGTTTGTTTGGGGTTTACATAAAAATGGGTCCTTTTCTATGAATTCTATTAATAAGCTCCTTATCAGTAATTGTATGAAAGTCACGCAGGAGATATGCAAAATGAAAATACCCTTAAAAACAAAATCTTCATGTGGTTCCTCAAAAAAGCATTGCTTTACCAAAAAATATTCTAGCAGGAAGGAATTCAAATGGTAGAAAACTTTGTTCTTTCTGTAATAAGCTTGAAACCATACAACATCTTTTCTTCGATTGTCATTATGCTCGTTTTCTCTGTCATGCGGTTTATTGGGTGTTTAGTATTGCCCCGCCAACAAGCGTGTCCCACTTGCTTGGAGGTTGGTCAAAATGGGGCAGCGCAAGCACAACTTGCTTGTATTTACAGGAGCATCGGGCTTATGTTGGGCAATTTGGCTCGCAAGAAATGATTTCATTTTTAACAAATGTCAAAACAAACTTTTTCTACAGGTACTTTTCCAGGGGATATTGGCTCCGATTCTAGACTCAAGTATAGCGCTTGGATGAGCACAAAACATCTATTGTGGAGGCATGCAAGCTTTTCGAGTCTAGTGCCATGTTTTTGTTTGCTTCTCATGTCTGGTTCATTTATCATGTTGGACATTAGGAGTGGTTCTCCGGTTTTTCGCTTTAGTGTGAGTTTATAATAATGGATCCGATTCTTCCTCCTAGAGGGATGATGAAGCGGAACTTTTGTTTCCATGATCTAAAAAATCTACATCATCTCCACTTAATCCAATTTCAAATTCTTCGCAATCCCCACAGCAACACTCCTCGCTACACGTGTATCTGTCTATCTCAATATGCAAGGCATCCATGTCATCCCAACGaactatccacatcatctccaTTAATATCTATATCATCCCACTAACTTTCAATATCTTAATACAACATATCTACATCATCTCCACTTAATCCCATTGCAAGGGATGATACAAAGAACAAGGAtccttgaattgagttaaaacgGTTGTGAGCCTTTGATTTTAATGTTATTGTATTCATAGGTACAAAGTGTACCTTTCTCGCAATTGGTGGTGTATACAAAGGTTGAACTATTTCGCAATAGGCACAAAGTATACAAAGGTTGAACTATCTCGCAATTGGTGGTGTACCTTTCTTTCTTTTGGTTGTTCCTTTATAGTGTATATATATAGAAGATAATAGATAACCTAGACGCCAAGGATCATAGCCACCGACCCTAGGATTCATTTTTGCAATTCTTTTTCCCAATGGTTCACATATAACTTTATACTATTAGAAAAAAAAAGACTAAATTGCAAAAAGAAACAGTTTGGGACCTGGTTATATTTCGGGCGGATTGCGTGGCCCGCGCGGACCGGGAGTTTTGACGGACACCAACCTGCTCCCGGCAGACAGTCGCTGGCCTGTGCGCTCCGCCGACTGTAAGCGGCTGAGGTGTTATCACAATCACTCAATACTCGAAATAGTCAAGTTACATATATGTATATTATTATTACATGTGTTCATCATACATACGGTATCTTTTTCTACGAAGATGGCATGATAACTCGTGTTACCTGAACACACACAGTCTCACAGACCCACAATATACATAAGGGTTCCCACACACAAGTTCAATAATATGGCACGCCACGAGTAATGCCAGCACATGCCTCATGCCGAGGAGAGGCAAGGGGAGTTTCTTTCTCCCTGTAATGCCTGCTTCCCTCCGGCAATCAGTGGGACGTCCCAGCGTACTCTCAGGTGCCGAACCCATAGACAAAGACAACTGCTCATCTGCTTAGAGCCGAGAGATGAGCAGCGGGACAGAGACAGGGCTGTCTTCACCCATGGCAGGGTGGCACATCTCCAGCATGTCCAGCTCCCTGAACCGCTCCAGAACCCGCATCTTGCACTCCTCGGCTGCCATGACACCAGTGGAGAAGGCCCCGTGCACCGTGCCGGTGTACTTGAGGCTTGTGGCCTCTCCCGCGAAGAACAGGTTGTCCACGGGGATGCGCAGCTTCTCGTAGAGGTCACGGGGTTTGTTCACCCCATCGAACGTGTAGGAACCAAGTGAGTTCTCATCCGAGCCCCAGTGTGACACCAGGTAATTTATCTGCAACAATAAATTTTGGCCACCATAGGTTGTAAGCAAAGAAATGCTCTATAGCAGGATTCTTTTATTACTGTAGTTGAAGGTATTGTCAACAAACTAACTGGTTCAGCTGCATTGGGAAGGatcttcttcaactgagaaaagGCAAACTGGGCAGCAGCCTCATCAGACATCTTCTCGATGTCACGAGCAAGGCGGCCAGCGGGCATGTAAACAAGGACAGGGTGGCCTGTTGCCTTATGAAGGTTGAGGAAATAGCTGCATCCATATGTGCTAGAGGAAACGACGCCAAGGAACTCCACGTTAGGCCAGAAAACCTGGCTGAAGTGAAGAACAATTTTGTTCTCAACTCCAACTGTAAGTTCTCTAATTGCTTCTTCTTTCCACTCTGGCAGCCTTGGCTCAAATTTAATGGTTTTTGCTTTCAGGACACCCAACGGAACAGCGACCACTGCAGCATCTGCAACAAATGTTTTGCCACTGCTTACAGTAACCTCTACCCTGTTCCTGTGGCGAACAATTTCCACAACCCTGAAgaacaaagaaaataaaaaggatcaGTACTGAATGAATGGCTGATGAAAGCGAAACTACAACTATTGATTACCCAATTAATAAGAAAAGGATAGATATGCATACTTATGGTTGAGGCGTATATCTAAGCCTTTTGCAAGAGTATTTATAACCGGACGATATCCACGAACCATGAGGCCATGGCCACCTGGAAGCAGCACCTCCTGCATCCCATCCACATCATCATGCATAAGGCACAGTAATTTCATAATGCGCAAGTATACCGGCCAGCTACTAAGCAAAAACATACCTGATCCCAGCCCTGTAGTGAAATTGAATCTGCGTCGGTGGCAAACCAACCCTCCATACGGCACAAATACCACTGAAGAACTTCATGAGCAATCCCTTCTTGCCTGTAGTGAACACATGGAAAACCCAGTTAAAATGGCTGGTTTGTTTGTGCTAACCAGTGCACAAAGGCAGAAAGTAGATTAGTACAAACCTCAAGTGTGGATTTCTATCCATGACAATTGCAATGGCTTTTGCAATAGACATATCTTCATTGGTTTCTTCCCTCAATTTGCCAGTCTGTGCACATAAGTATTATGAATAAATCAAATAATGGAAACTACCTAAAATCAACAGGCACCGACACACCACTAATTGAAAGGAGGGAATTACCTCTTCCAGTATGGTCTCAAACACCTTCCCAATCTTTTCTACCAACTCTTGTGGTACTTGACGTCCATTAGTGTCATAGAGTGCATAACTGGAAGGCAATAGAACAAGTTAGCTCTCATCATATCTCAAAGTACAATTCAGTCTAATGCAAAATTTTACCTCTCCAGATCATGATCAAACAGCACAGAATCATCTCCACTTGTGCGGTACAGTGGAAGCCCAAGCCTTCCAATTATTGGTGCCAAGGGATTTTCTTCACAGACACCATGAAGCCTGATGATGAAAAAAAATCTTTCATGACATTCCTTCAAGATAAACTACTTTTGGGCACATGGTGAAAGTTAAAAAGAATGGAACTCACCAAGATGCTCCCAAATCAACTGGAAACCCAAAAGAATAGTCAGTGTGAACTCTGCCACCAATCCTATCACGGGATTCCAGAAGAATAACCTGGAATGTACCACAACAATTGAAATGCATCACAAAAGAGTCTTCTCATCTTCGTCAAAGAAATACGGGTCGTAACATTGCACCACCAACACGTGAACATGACAAAAAAATAGCACTGAAAATTACCTGGAATGACGCATTTCTGAGCGCATCAGCAGCAGCAAGACCTGCAAACCCACCACCAATAACAATAGCTGATGGTGTGTGTGGCTTTCTCCTAGCATTTTCACCGTATGAACCTGACATGAAGACAAAATGCATTTTATCTCAGCACATGTAACACAGGAAATAAAACGTTTAAGTACAAAATGTGTTCAGAAGAACAAGTTTAGTTGTATTGACCATATTGAGAAGGAAAGGTAAGTTTCAAAGGCATTTCTAATCAAATTTATTATTCCAGCAGTATCACAATTTGGACACAGAGATAA
This region includes:
- the LOC136497519 gene encoding polyamine oxidase 3; this translates as MANNSSYGENARRKPHTPSAIVIGGGFAGLAAADALRNASFQVILLESRDRIGGRVHTDYSFGFPVDLGASWLHGVCEENPLAPIIGRLGLPLYRTSGDDSVLFDHDLESYALYDTNGRQVPQELVEKIGKVFETILEETGKLREETNEDMSIAKAIAIVMDRNPHLRQEGIAHEVLQWYLCRMEGWFATDADSISLQGWDQEVLLPGGHGLMVRGYRPVINTLAKGLDIRLNHKVVEIVRHRNRVEVTVSSGKTFVADAAVVAVPLGVLKAKTIKFEPRLPEWKEEAIRELTVGVENKIVLHFSQVFWPNVEFLGVVSSSTYGCSYFLNLHKATGHPVLVYMPAGRLARDIEKMSDEAAAQFAFSQLKKILPNAAEPINYLVSHWGSDENSLGSYTFDGVNKPRDLYEKLRIPVDNLFFAGEATSLKYTGTVHGAFSTGVMAAEECKMRVLERFRELDMLEMCHPAMGEDSPVSVPLLISRL